One window from the genome of Enterobacteriaceae bacterium Kacie_13 encodes:
- a CDS encoding proton-conducting membrane transporter: MTLLLALSPASLLALALMLWLLSGVVSWLVAASARLSSLISGAGSMLASLAVILAALQILHSGPAQNVTLPVLHFAAEFSPLNGLLLLAMSVPALFCSLYACAWLKGVNNRKRAHTGLLCNLLLAALTAAAVSANATELILMMELAALCAYFLIVQTADVKSRRAGLNQFLSGRLGTLCLILAFALLHHTSGSVNFDVLRHTDFTTDMKSLAFLLALIGFGLYAGIIPLHGWVPQSHSSAPAHAAALFSSALMKIGIMGVIKVGLDLLGAPPLWWGLMVLLLAILTAFIGGLYALMEHDIRRLLAYHTLENVGIILLGVGGAMVGVALNLPVLASLALLAGLFHLLNHGLFKTALFLGAGEIEMQTGIKDMEKLGGMARLMPWTAVAMLIALMSMAALPPLNGFASEWLLYQSLFQLSGSHVFITRLLGPLLAVGLALTGALALMCIAKVFGVTFLGAPRSQAAADATPAPLPMTLATMLLALLCVIFGIASPWLIPHFSAVAASVLNAPLMPFARQDAAVTGTSAVSAPMIALLLLGMPLLPWLIASLLRGTRLPNRLRGDAWACGYGHSSDMVVTATGFAQPLRVMFAPLYRLRQRATPAALVAALHQGWLGAFCRRLAFIELAVLLVVAFA; this comes from the coding sequence ATGACCCTTCTGTTGGCTTTATCGCCCGCCTCGCTGCTGGCGCTGGCATTGATGCTCTGGTTGCTAAGCGGCGTGGTGAGCTGGCTGGTGGCGGCGTCCGCTCGTCTGAGCAGTCTGATCTCCGGGGCGGGCAGCATGCTGGCATCACTGGCAGTCATCCTGGCCGCGCTCCAGATTTTGCACAGCGGGCCCGCTCAGAACGTCACCCTGCCGGTACTTCATTTTGCTGCCGAATTCAGCCCGCTCAACGGCCTGTTGCTGCTGGCAATGTCTGTTCCGGCGCTGTTTTGCAGCCTGTATGCCTGCGCGTGGCTTAAAGGAGTGAACAACCGCAAACGCGCGCACACCGGTCTCTTGTGCAATCTGCTGCTGGCGGCGCTGACAGCAGCGGCGGTTTCAGCCAATGCGACTGAGCTGATTCTGATGATGGAGCTGGCGGCGTTGTGTGCTTACTTCCTGATAGTGCAAACCGCCGATGTGAAAAGTCGTCGTGCTGGGCTGAATCAGTTCCTCTCCGGTCGTCTCGGCACGCTGTGCCTGATCCTGGCCTTTGCGCTGCTACATCACACCAGCGGCAGTGTGAATTTTGACGTGCTGCGCCATACAGATTTCACCACAGACATGAAATCCCTCGCCTTCCTGTTGGCGTTGATCGGTTTCGGGCTATACGCCGGGATCATTCCATTGCACGGCTGGGTGCCGCAGTCGCATTCCAGCGCACCGGCCCACGCAGCGGCGCTGTTCTCTTCCGCTCTGATGAAAATTGGCATCATGGGCGTCATAAAAGTCGGTCTGGATCTGCTCGGTGCACCGCCACTCTGGTGGGGCCTGATGGTATTGCTTCTGGCGATCCTGACCGCGTTTATTGGCGGATTGTACGCCTTGATGGAGCACGATATCCGCCGCCTGCTGGCCTATCACACGCTGGAAAATGTCGGGATTATCCTGCTCGGCGTCGGCGGTGCGATGGTCGGCGTGGCGCTGAATCTGCCGGTGTTGGCATCTCTCGCGCTGCTGGCCGGTTTGTTCCATCTCTTAAACCACGGCCTGTTCAAAACTGCGCTGTTCCTAGGTGCCGGTGAAATCGAAATGCAGACCGGCATCAAGGATATGGAAAAACTTGGCGGGATGGCGCGCCTGATGCCGTGGACCGCCGTGGCGATGCTGATTGCGCTGATGTCGATGGCGGCACTGCCGCCGCTGAACGGCTTCGCCAGTGAATGGTTGCTGTATCAGTCGCTGTTCCAGCTGAGCGGCAGTCATGTGTTTATCACTCGTCTGCTTGGGCCACTGCTGGCGGTCGGGCTGGCACTGACCGGTGCGCTGGCGCTGATGTGTATCGCCAAAGTGTTCGGTGTGACCTTCCTTGGCGCACCGCGCAGTCAGGCTGCCGCCGATGCCACACCGGCACCGCTGCCGATGACGCTCGCCACTATGTTGCTGGCCCTGCTGTGCGTGATTTTTGGCATCGCGTCGCCGTGGCTTATTCCACATTTCTCCGCCGTGGCGGCTTCGGTGCTGAACGCGCCGCTCATGCCGTTTGCCCGTCAGGACGCCGCGGTGACCGGCACTTCGGCCGTCTCTGCGCCAATGATTGCCCTGCTGCTTTTGGGTATGCCGTTGTTGCCGTGGCTTATCGCCAGCCTGCTGCGCGGTACCCGTCTGCCGAACCGCTTGCGCGGCGACGCCTGGGCCTGCGGCTACGGGCATTCGTCTGACATGGTGGTGACGGCTACCGGTTTTGCCCAGCCGCTGCGCGTGATGTTTGCACCGCTGTACCGTCTGCGTCAGCGCGCTACGCCTGCCGCACTGGTAGCCGCGCTGCATCAGGGCTGGCTCGGTGCTTTCTGCCGCCGTCTGGCTTTCATCGAACTTGCCGTGTTGCTGGTCGTGGCTTTCGCCTGA
- a CDS encoding 4Fe-4S dicluster domain-containing protein, protein MLKLIKKVLKTGKATVGYPFTPLDLAPNFRGKPQYTAQQCIACGACANACPSNALTMTTAQDGESIRWSLFLGRCIFCARCEEVCPTAAIKLSQEFELAVWRKEDLYETADFPVCQCRECGKPYAVQKEIDFALSLLQENGALSDRQIADRRAQYETCPACKKLHCLSSTDRIDIGRHMTTEAQP, encoded by the coding sequence ATGCTGAAACTGATTAAAAAAGTCCTGAAAACCGGTAAGGCGACGGTGGGTTATCCGTTCACACCGCTGGATCTGGCCCCGAATTTTCGCGGCAAACCGCAGTACACCGCGCAACAGTGTATCGCCTGCGGTGCATGCGCCAACGCCTGTCCATCCAATGCGCTGACAATGACCACGGCGCAAGACGGTGAAAGTATCCGCTGGTCGCTGTTTTTAGGGCGTTGCATTTTCTGCGCCCGCTGTGAGGAAGTCTGCCCGACGGCAGCCATCAAACTTTCACAGGAGTTCGAGCTGGCGGTGTGGCGCAAAGAAGACTTATACGAAACTGCTGATTTCCCGGTTTGCCAATGCCGTGAATGCGGCAAACCTTACGCCGTGCAAAAGGAAATCGACTTCGCGCTCAGCCTGCTACAGGAAAATGGGGCGCTGAGCGACAGACAAATCGCTGACCGCCGGGCGCAGTATGAAACCTGTCCTGCCTGCAAAAAGCTGCACTGTCTTTCATCCACCGACCGGATTGATATCGGCCGTCATATGACCACGGAGGCGCAGCCATGA
- the hycH gene encoding formate hydrogenlyase maturation protein HycH has product MNSANDQRYARHQTPAGVQTEKDKVIFYSLSSKFVDEKSAQKRSSQKVQEVIYYSLAIGHHLGVIDCLKSRLECPLNGYRQWIDCLPQNSEARRKLSGVQRFGEINIDSTHTHCLALALRDAREKMNTQQQGWSDALIALLEQIENDPAMYLMVRRYDA; this is encoded by the coding sequence ATGAACTCCGCTAACGACCAGCGTTACGCCCGGCACCAGACCCCGGCGGGTGTGCAAACAGAGAAAGACAAAGTGATTTTCTATTCACTGAGCAGCAAGTTTGTCGATGAAAAAAGCGCACAAAAACGCAGCTCGCAAAAAGTGCAGGAGGTTATTTATTACAGTCTGGCGATCGGCCATCACCTTGGGGTGATCGACTGCCTGAAGTCCCGCCTCGAATGCCCGCTCAATGGCTACCGGCAGTGGATAGATTGCCTGCCACAAAACAGTGAAGCACGCCGCAAACTGTCCGGTGTGCAACGTTTTGGCGAAATCAACATCGACAGTACCCACACCCATTGTCTGGCGCTGGCGCTGCGCGATGCCCGCGAAAAGATGAACACGCAACAGCAGGGCTGGAGCGATGCGCTTATTGCTCTGCTTGAGCAAATCGAAAACGACCCCGCTATGTATCTGATGGTCAGGAGATACGATGCCTGA
- the hycE gene encoding hydrogenase large subunit (formate hydrogenlyase subunit 5; HycBCDEFG is part of the formate hydrogenlyase system which is involved in the cleaving of formate to dihydrogen and carbon dioxide), translating to MSDFNTALNQNPVGKHYLAALAKQFPSAILGSEWQTDTQATVTIKLHALPEVVEWLYYQQGGWLSVLFGNDERTLCGNYALYYVLSMEQGVKCWITVRAEVDPISLEFPSVTPRVPAAVWGEREVRDMYGLRPVGLPDERRLVLPDDWPDDLYPLRKDAMDYRQRPAPTTDEETYPFISEAKEGSKIVPIGPLHVTSDEPGHFRLFVDGEDIIDADYRLFYVHRGMEKLAETRMGYNEVTFLSDRVCGICGFTHSVAYTSSVENAMGIVVPERAQMIRSILLEVERLHSHLLNLGLACHFVGFDSGFMQFFRVREQSMKMAEILTGARKTYGMNLIGGMRRDILKDDMIATIALAGSMRRDLLELVDILLSTPNTEQRSVGVGLLDPQVARDFSNVGPMVRGSGHRRDMRQDHPYAGYAKLPFEICSETGNDVYSRLKVRIHEVFNSLNMIEFGLQSLPGGPLAVEGFNYIPHRFALGFAEAPRGDDIHWSMTGDNQKLFRWRCRAATYANWPTLRYMLRGNTVSDAPLIIGSLDPCYSCTDRMTVVDVRKKTTIVVPYKEIERYGIERKNSPL from the coding sequence ATGAGTGATTTCAATACCGCATTAAACCAAAATCCGGTCGGTAAGCATTATCTGGCGGCGCTGGCGAAACAATTTCCGTCGGCGATTTTAGGCAGCGAATGGCAAACCGACACCCAGGCGACGGTGACCATTAAACTGCATGCTCTGCCAGAAGTGGTCGAGTGGCTCTATTACCAACAGGGCGGCTGGCTGTCGGTGTTGTTCGGTAATGACGAACGCACACTGTGTGGCAACTACGCGCTGTATTACGTGCTTTCGATGGAGCAAGGCGTGAAGTGCTGGATAACGGTTCGCGCCGAAGTGGACCCGATTTCGCTGGAGTTCCCTTCCGTGACACCGCGCGTCCCCGCCGCCGTTTGGGGCGAGCGCGAAGTGCGCGATATGTATGGCCTGCGTCCGGTCGGATTACCCGACGAACGCCGTCTGGTACTGCCCGATGACTGGCCTGACGATTTATATCCGCTGCGTAAAGATGCCATGGATTATCGCCAGCGTCCTGCGCCGACCACCGACGAAGAAACCTATCCGTTTATTTCCGAAGCTAAAGAAGGCAGCAAAATCGTGCCGATTGGCCCGCTGCACGTCACTTCTGACGAGCCCGGACATTTCCGTCTGTTTGTCGATGGCGAAGATATTATCGACGCCGATTACCGCCTGTTTTACGTGCATCGCGGCATGGAAAAGCTGGCAGAAACCCGTATGGGCTACAACGAAGTGACGTTCCTTTCCGATCGCGTCTGCGGCATTTGCGGCTTTACGCACAGCGTCGCCTACACCTCGTCGGTTGAAAACGCGATGGGGATTGTGGTGCCGGAACGTGCACAGATGATCCGCTCAATTTTGCTGGAGGTGGAACGCCTGCACAGCCACCTGCTGAACCTCGGGCTGGCCTGCCATTTCGTCGGGTTTGACTCCGGCTTCATGCAGTTTTTCCGCGTACGTGAGCAATCCATGAAAATGGCCGAAATCCTTACCGGCGCGCGCAAAACCTACGGTATGAATCTGATCGGCGGTATGCGTCGTGACATTCTCAAAGATGACATGATAGCCACTATCGCGCTGGCGGGCAGCATGCGCCGTGACCTGCTTGAGCTGGTCGACATTCTGCTCAGCACGCCGAATACCGAACAACGCAGCGTCGGCGTCGGTCTTCTTGATCCCCAGGTTGCGCGTGATTTCAGCAACGTCGGTCCGATGGTGCGCGGCAGCGGCCATCGCCGCGATATGCGCCAGGATCATCCTTACGCAGGTTACGCCAAACTGCCGTTTGAAATTTGCAGCGAAACCGGCAACGACGTGTATTCCCGCCTGAAAGTGCGCATACACGAAGTGTTCAATTCCCTGAATATGATCGAGTTCGGCCTGCAAAGCCTGCCGGGTGGACCGCTGGCGGTGGAAGGCTTTAACTACATTCCGCACCGCTTTGCACTGGGCTTTGCCGAAGCGCCACGCGGCGACGACATTCACTGGAGCATGACCGGCGATAACCAGAAACTCTTCCGCTGGCGCTGCCGGGCGGCAACCTACGCCAACTGGCCGACGCTGCGCTACATGCTGCGTGGCAACACGGTGTCTGATGCGCCACTCATTATCGGCAGTCTCGATCCATGTTATTCGTGCACCGACCGCATGACGGTGGTGGATGTGCGTAAGAAAACGACCATCGTCGTGCCTTACAAAGAGATCGAACGTTACGGCATTGAACGTAAAAACTCGCCGCTTTAA
- the nuoB gene encoding NADH-quinone oxidoreductase subunit NuoB, producing MSQTLIGPRDENGLPVPVTLDESIAKLKSTLLTSIRRSAYVYRVDCGGCNGCEIEIFAAISPLFDAERFGIKVVPSPRHADILLFTGAVTRAMRIPALRAWESAPDPKICISYGACGNSGGIFHDLYCVWGGTDKIVPVDVYIPGCPPTPAATIYGFAMALGLLDQKIKGQQHDEQATLPAALLHPDLPQPLRVLLDREARRMAGYRYGRQIADQFMQLVAAPGLQPVEERVSAYLEERGDMRLNEIVGNLQQIYQQVLRGEVRL from the coding sequence ATGAGCCAGACACTGATTGGCCCGCGTGACGAAAATGGCCTGCCGGTGCCCGTCACGCTTGACGAAAGCATCGCCAAACTGAAATCCACCCTGCTCACCAGCATCCGCCGCTCCGCCTACGTGTATCGCGTGGACTGCGGCGGCTGCAACGGTTGTGAAATCGAGATCTTCGCTGCGATATCGCCGCTGTTCGATGCAGAACGCTTTGGGATAAAAGTGGTGCCATCTCCGCGTCACGCCGACATTCTGCTGTTCACCGGCGCGGTGACACGGGCGATGCGCATACCTGCGCTGCGTGCGTGGGAGTCGGCGCCGGATCCGAAAATTTGTATTTCTTACGGTGCCTGTGGCAATAGCGGCGGTATTTTCCACGATCTGTATTGCGTGTGGGGCGGCACCGACAAAATCGTGCCCGTGGACGTCTATATTCCTGGTTGCCCGCCGACGCCCGCCGCCACAATTTATGGGTTTGCGATGGCGCTCGGTCTGCTCGATCAGAAAATCAAAGGCCAGCAGCACGATGAACAAGCGACCCTGCCTGCGGCATTATTGCACCCGGATTTGCCACAGCCGTTGCGCGTATTGCTCGACCGCGAAGCGCGGCGCATGGCCGGTTACCGCTATGGCCGCCAGATTGCCGACCAGTTCATGCAACTGGTTGCCGCCCCCGGCCTGCAACCCGTAGAGGAGCGCGTGTCGGCATATCTTGAGGAACGAGGCGATATGCGCCTCAACGAAATCGTCGGCAACCTGCAACAGATTTATCAGCAGGTGCTGCGCGGGGAGGTCCGCCTGTGA
- the hycI gene encoding hydrogenase maturation peptidase HycI, translating into MPESSSRLSRFALLCVGNSMMGDDGAGPRLAEICAEQPLSDWTVVDGGAAPENDIGFLRELHPEHLVIVDATDMGLTPGEMRIINENDIGEMFMMTTHNLPLTFLIQQLREDIAQITFVGIQPDVVAFYYPMSPVVEQAVNRLHQRLPRLETGLGIAPYQAEIA; encoded by the coding sequence ATGCCTGAGTCCTCTTCCCGCCTATCCCGCTTCGCGCTGCTGTGCGTCGGTAACAGCATGATGGGTGACGACGGCGCTGGCCCGCGGCTGGCAGAAATTTGTGCTGAACAACCGCTGAGCGACTGGACGGTGGTGGACGGCGGCGCTGCGCCAGAAAACGACATCGGTTTTTTGCGCGAGCTGCATCCGGAGCACCTGGTGATCGTCGACGCCACCGACATGGGGCTGACGCCCGGTGAGATGCGCATCATCAATGAAAATGACATTGGCGAAATGTTCATGATGACTACCCATAACTTGCCGCTGACGTTCCTTATTCAGCAACTGCGCGAAGACATTGCGCAAATCACCTTTGTCGGCATCCAGCCGGACGTCGTGGCGTTTTATTACCCGATGAGTCCGGTGGTGGAACAGGCGGTTAACCGCTTGCATCAGCGCTTACCCCGACTGGAAACCGGGCTGGGCATCGCGCCTTATCAAGCGGAAATAGCCTGA
- the hydN gene encoding electron transport protein HydN yields the protein MNRFIIADPKKCIGCRTCEIACVMAHSESQDISLLNAATFAPRLHVIKGVNLSTAVMCRQCEDAPCANVCPNGAISRVGDRVQVMQERCIGCKTCVVACPYGAMEVVTKPIFRQNGAAMTATSDKAEAHKCDLCHARAGGPACMEICPTKALYAIDRNHLQEMNAEKRRRAALDSTSPLLF from the coding sequence ATGAACCGGTTTATTATCGCCGACCCTAAAAAATGTATCGGCTGCCGTACCTGTGAAATTGCCTGCGTCATGGCTCACAGTGAATCGCAGGATATCTCCCTGCTCAACGCCGCCACGTTTGCGCCGCGTTTACATGTGATCAAAGGCGTCAATCTGAGCACCGCCGTGATGTGCCGCCAGTGTGAAGATGCACCCTGCGCCAATGTCTGTCCTAACGGCGCCATCAGCCGCGTCGGCGACCGCGTTCAGGTGATGCAGGAACGCTGCATCGGCTGCAAAACCTGCGTCGTCGCCTGCCCTTACGGCGCGATGGAGGTGGTCACCAAACCGATCTTCCGCCAAAACGGTGCGGCCATGACTGCCACCTCTGACAAAGCCGAAGCGCACAAATGCGACCTGTGCCATGCCCGCGCTGGCGGTCCGGCTTGTATGGAGATCTGCCCGACCAAGGCGCTTTATGCCATTGATCGCAATCATTTACAGGAAATGAACGCAGAAAAACGCCGCCGCGCTGCGCTCGATAGCACCTCCCCCCTGCTGTTTTAA
- a CDS encoding hydrogenase 3 membrane subunit — translation MNFPVLMSNALWPLALIQAIALLAAAPLFAGFSRVMRAKMHNRQGPGVLQEYRDIAKLLKRQSVAPAASGAAFRSMPYLLTGGLLVITTALPMVTLASPMGAAGDLITVIYLFAIVRFVFAIAGLDTGSPFTGIGASREAVLGVLVEPILLLGLWVAALVAGSTSLGAIADCVRHWPVSSSLTLILAGLACAFATYIEMGKLPFDMAEAEQELQEGPLTEYSGAALGVLKMGISLKQLVVLQLFLGLFFPFGMAENLTPLTLLIAVALCLLKLLVAVFVIALIENSVARLRFLKTSRTTWAGFGLAFLALVSWLVAG, via the coding sequence ATGAATTTTCCCGTTTTGATGAGTAATGCGCTGTGGCCGCTGGCGCTGATTCAGGCCATTGCGCTGCTGGCTGCCGCACCGCTGTTTGCCGGATTCAGCCGCGTGATGCGCGCCAAAATGCACAACCGTCAGGGACCGGGGGTGTTACAGGAATACCGCGACATCGCCAAATTACTAAAAAGGCAAAGTGTCGCTCCGGCGGCGTCCGGCGCGGCATTTCGCAGTATGCCGTATTTGTTGACCGGCGGTCTGCTGGTCATCACCACTGCCCTGCCGATGGTGACGCTGGCATCGCCGATGGGTGCGGCAGGTGACCTGATCACTGTCATTTACCTCTTCGCCATCGTGCGCTTTGTGTTTGCCATCGCCGGTCTGGATACCGGCAGTCCGTTCACCGGTATCGGCGCCAGCCGCGAAGCGGTGCTCGGCGTGCTGGTCGAGCCGATTTTGCTGCTCGGCCTGTGGGTCGCGGCGCTGGTTGCCGGTTCAACCTCCCTCGGCGCGATTGCTGACTGCGTGCGGCACTGGCCGGTCTCCTCTTCTCTAACACTGATTCTGGCGGGTCTGGCCTGCGCTTTCGCCACTTATATCGAAATGGGCAAACTGCCGTTTGATATGGCGGAAGCCGAGCAGGAGTTACAGGAAGGGCCACTGACCGAATATTCCGGCGCGGCGCTGGGCGTGCTGAAAATGGGGATCAGCCTGAAGCAGCTGGTGGTATTGCAACTGTTCCTCGGCCTGTTTTTCCCGTTTGGGATGGCGGAAAACCTGACGCCGCTGACGCTGCTCATCGCCGTTGCGCTATGCCTGCTGAAACTGCTGGTTGCCGTTTTTGTCATCGCGCTGATCGAAAACAGCGTTGCCCGTCTGCGCTTTCTTAAAACTTCCCGCACGACCTGGGCGGGCTTCGGGCTGGCGTTTCTGGCGCTGGTTTCCTGGCTGGTCGCAGGCTGA